DNA sequence from the Myxococcus guangdongensis genome:
GCCACGCCACATCCACCTTCTCGGCGACGAGCCGCGCGGGCAGGTCCTTGCCCACGTCGATGTCCACCACGTCGTAACCCAGCGAGCGCAGCGCGCCCGACACGGCGGCGCCCGTGCGCAGGGACACCTCGCGCTCGGACGACAGGCCGCCGAACAACACGCCCACGCGCTTGTGCTTGAGCTCGTCCTTCGTGAAGGCGCCGCGATTCACTGTCGTCATGGCAGGAAGACTCCCACGCGTTTGACTTCGGGTTTCATGTCGACGCCAGTGGCCTCCCTCACGCGCGTCTGCATCAGCGTGATGAGCCCCAGCACGTCCCGAGCGGTGGCCCCGCCCAGGTTGACAATCCAGTTGGCGTGCAGCGTGGAGATCTGCGCCCGCCCGAGCGTGTGCCCCTTCAGGCCCACCAACTCGATGAGCCGCCCGGCATGGTCACCCGGCGGATTGGTGAACACGCTGCCGAAGTTCGGCTGGCTCAAGGGCTGCGTGCGCTTGCGGTAGCCCAGGTCCGCGTCCATCGCGACCTTGGACGCCGCGACATCACCACGCGGCAGCCGGAAGCGAACCCGCGTCACCACCCCGCCAACAGGCAGCTCCGAGTGCCGGTACGCATGCGGCACCTGCGCCTTCGTCAGCCACCCCACCCCATCCGGCGTCGCCACCTCCACCGCCTCGATGACCCGGAAGGCCTCGCCGTTCTTCGTGCCCGCGTTCATCGCCACCGCGCCGCCCAGCGTCCCGGGGATGCCCGCGAGGAACTCCGCGCCCACCAACCCCTGCGAGCGCATCACGTTCACCAGCTTCACGATGGCCGCGCCCGCGCCCAACGTGATGAGCCCACCCTCCGGCCCCACGTCGATGAGCTCCGGGAACAAATCCCCCGGCAGCTTCACGGTGACGCCCGGCACGCCGCCATCCCCCACCAGCGTGTTCGCGCCGCCGCCAAGGATGCTCAAGGGCGCACCCTCGTCGCGCGCCAGCTTCAGCACCTCCACCAACGCGTCGCCAGACCGGGGCCGCACCAGCGCCTCCGCCGCGCCGCCCA
Encoded proteins:
- the murB gene encoding UDP-N-acetylmuramate dehydrogenase, with the protein product MVEAGVKTVLALRVERVPDCDVKAGEPLAPLISVRVGGAAEALVRPRSGDALVEVLKLARDEGAPLSILGGGANTLVGDGGVPGVTVKLPGDLFPELIDVGPEGGLITLGAGAAIVKLVNVMRSQGLVGAEFLAGIPGTLGGAVAMNAGTKNGEAFRVIEAVEVATPDGVGWLTKAQVPHAYRHSELPVGGVVTRVRFRLPRGDVAASKVAMDADLGYRKRTQPLSQPNFGSVFTNPPGDHAGRLIELVGLKGHTLGRAQISTLHANWIVNLGGATARDVLGLITLMQTRVREATGVDMKPEVKRVGVFLP